From a region of the Besnoitia besnoiti strain Bb-Ger1 chromosome I, whole genome shotgun sequence genome:
- a CDS encoding hypothetical protein (encoded by transcript BESB_009600): MEARLPYEASLASSSPSVSSEASEAGDRPALPPFYIFSFLSPFSPPVLLPSLTSPLEPSHVLAGKEIIDWSTCPICLQVLCRPVWGPCQHVACGGCFVGTLQRRQKCPVCNSAMKASDLECMRPLALSGAEAASPEDSASPSLSPCASPSSWTSQSRASSVAGSAADDAHAPSASVPSPATTAAVAVSAAAAATATAMLAGSSDAVLNALADVKDGAAAALSGVLAEEEGDRERHASAREDGRPGASKFLRRMARGCGDEADERATLWRIQKCLREERKRSTSRQPPREMPCDDYAEAAEEAKGACAAGERRRTEPDHILKICDAYYQRVIASQTQSAAPAASTSSFASSALGASFASAISVTSTLYWRLILRCELCGEVLPMHKYDAHRRSSCSFCRCRFAPFGCNFVAKVRRPALPSSSSASSFSSPPRSSSSFLLSSSARSASFSSAASPRSSSASASQPGAGVSGEAASGEASELDLRVHERSCPHRLIKCPCCFKYCTECSSSVLVPLAEYRAKGTPPPRTAPAAPAERREDGEFESAPVEASEEGEGGARAGEGGAARGAEGLRSEAPRPSSARALPEPPSRALQARGRRTSPRPRSLNTSLALGGPQRPEILHRLLLQQQDLPRAPREEDRMWFTLQRESSFFATSEDEEVELSDAVGRAVFGDLQQALDYLLDREEEIENRIERLGVEPRVFTHGENGQLLVCSADCIVKEPQRLRVELHEALALLGVTWAVGFPLAFLLGAASSFWSQKAATFLDIAVPYLFSIVSGWLMGFLQRRPIVDLSLQHE, encoded by the exons cgcggctgccctatgaggcgtcgctggcgtcgtcgtctccctcagTCTCCTCGGAGGCATCTGAGGCAGGCGACAGGCCCGCCCTTCCGCCCTTTTACatcttttcttttctctcgcccttctcgcctccggtCTTGCTGCCTTCACTCACTtcgccgctggagcccaGCCACGTGCTCGCGGGAAAGGAAATCATCGACTGGAGCACCTGTCCCATCTGTCTGCAG gtACTCTGTCGTCCAGTCTGGGGACCCTGCCAGCATGTGGCCTGTGGAGGCTGCTTCGTCGgcacgctgcagcggcggcagaaaTGCCCCGTGTGCAATAGCGCGATGAAGGCGAGCGACCTTGAGTGTATGCGCCCGCTCGCCctgagcggcgcggaggcggcctcgccggaggactctgcgtcgccctcgctctctccttgcgcgtctccgtcctcgtGGACTTCGCAGTCGCGGGCGAGCTCGGTGGCGggaagcgccgccgacgacgcgcacgcgccttctgcgtcggtCCCCAGCCCAGCGACAACCGCGGCAGTGGCTGTatccgcggcggctgcggcgacggcgaccgcgatGCTCGCTGGAAGCTCGGACGCGGTACTCAATGCCCTCGCCGACGTGaaggacggcgcggcggccgcgctcaGCGGCGTTTTggctgaggaggagggcgaccgcgagaggcacgcctcggcgcgcgaggacgggCGCCCAGGCGCGTCGAAGTTTTTGCGGAGGATGGCGAGAGggtgcggcgacgaggcagacgaacgCGCCACGCTGTGGCGCATTCAAAAGTGCCTGCGAGAGGAAAGGAAGCGAAGTAcgtcgcggcagccgccgcgcgagatgCCGTGCGACGACtacgccgaggcagcggaagaagcgaagggcgcatgcgccgccggcgagaggaggcgcacggAGCCGGAC CATATTCTGAAAATCTGTGATGCGTACTACCAGCGCGTCATCGCGTCGCAAACCCAgtcagccgcgcccgcagcctcgacttcgtcgttcgcttcttctgctctcGGCGCTTCGTTCGCGTCCGCTATCAGCGTCACCTCGACGCTATACTGGAGGCTAATCCTGCGCTGCGAGCTATGCGGCGAAGTCCTGCCCATGCACAA GTACGACGCCCACCGCCGCTCCTCCTGTTccttctgccgctgccggtTTGCGCCTTTCGGCTGCAACTTTGTCGCGAAGGTGAGGCGCCccgcgctgccgtcgtcctcttccgcttcctcgttctcctctcctccgcgttcgtcgtcttcgttcctcctgtcttcctccgcgcgctccgcgtccttctcctccgctgcgtcgccgcgctcttcttcggcgtcggcgtctcagCCCGGCGCAGGGGTCAGCGgtgaggcggcgagcggcgaggcctcggAGCTGGACTTGCGCGTCCACGAACGCAGCTGTCCGCACCGCTTGATCAAGTGCCCCTGCTGCTTCAAATACTGCACTGAGTGCAGCAGCTCCGTCCTCGTGCCGCTCGCTGAGTACCGCGCGAAAGGTACCCCACCGCCCCgcaccgcgcccgccgcgcccgcagagaggcgagaggacggcgagtTCGAGTCTGCACCGGTGGAGGCGTctgaggagggcgaaggcggcgcgcgagcaggcgaaggaggcgccgcgagaggggcGGAGGGTCTGCGgtcggaggcgccgcggccgtcgtcggcgcgggcACTTCCGGAGCCTCCTTCacgggcgctgcaggcgcgtgggcgccgaacctcgccgcgcccccgGTCGCTCAAcacctcgctcgcgctgggCGGCCCCCAGCGTCCAGAGATCCTCCATCGGCTGCTCCTTCAGCAGCAAGACCTCCCACGCGCcccgagagaggaagacaggATGTGGTTTACTCTCCAACGCGAAtcgtccttcttcgcgaccagcgaagatgaagaagTCGAGCTCTCCGACGCCGTGGGACGCGCGGTGTTCGGCGACCTCCAGCAAGCCCTGGACTACCTAC tcgacagagaggaggagatcGAGAACCGCATAGAGCGCTTAGGCGTCGAGCCAAGGGTCTTCACGCATGGAGAAA ATGGTCAACTCCTCGTGTGTTCTGCGGACTGCATTGTGAAGGAGCCTC